The Dasypus novemcinctus isolate mDasNov1 chromosome 12, mDasNov1.1.hap2, whole genome shotgun sequence genome includes a window with the following:
- the CSRNP2 gene encoding cysteine/serine-rich nuclear protein 2 isoform X2: protein MAQRHNSVRSYTLCEFAQEQEVNHREILREHLKEEKLHAKKMKLTKNGTVESVEADGLTLDDVSDEDIDVENVEVDDYFFLQPLPTKRRRALLRASGVHRIDAEEKQELRAIRLSREECGCDCRLYCDPEACACSQAGIKCQVDRMSFPCGCSRDGCGNMAGRIEFNPIRVRTHYLHTIMKLELESKRQVSRPPAPDEEPSPAASCSLTGAQGSETQDFQEFIAENETAVMHLQSAEELERLKAEEDSSGSSASLDSSIESLGVCILEEPLAVPEELCPGLTAPILIQAQLPPGSSVLCFAENSDHPAASTVNSPSYLNSGPLVYYQVEQRPVLGVKGEPATDEVPPSFPKEKDLSVFSLPVTSLVACSPTDPAALCKSEVGTSPTLEALLPEDCNPEEIENDDFHSSWAPSNLPFHTDNEEGCGVEKTSQQSEDRPPEDTSLGLPMTV, encoded by the exons CTGACCAAGAATGGGACAGTAGAGTCAGTGGAGGCTGATGGCCTGACCCTGGATGACGTTTCAGATGAAGATATCGATGTGGAAAACGTGGAGGTGGATGATTACTTCTTCCTGCAACCTCTGCCCACTAAACGGCGACGGGCCCTGCTGAGGGCCTCTGGGGTTCACCGCATTGATGCTGAAGAGAAACAAGAACTTCGCGCCATCCGCCTGTCACGGGAAGAATGTGGCTGTGACTGTCGACTGTACTGTGACCCAGAAGCGTGTGCCTGTAGCCAGGCTGGGATTAAATGCCAG GTGGATCGTATGTCCTTTCCATGCGGCTGCTCCCGCGATGGCTGTGGGAACATGGCTGGGCGCATTGAATTTAACCCAATCCGGGTCCGGACTCATTACCTCCACACCATCATGAAGCTGGAGCTGGAGAGCAAGCGGCAGGTGAGCCGCCCGCCAGCCCCAGACGAGGAGCCCTCACCTGCTGCCAGCTGCAGCCTCACAGGAGCACAGGGTTCTGAGACGCAGGACTTCCAGGAGTTCATTGCTGAAAATGAGACAGCAGTAATGCACCTGCAGAGTGCAGAGGAACTGGAGCGGCTCAAGGCGGAGGAAGACTCCAGCGGCTCTAGTGCCAGCCTGGACTCTAGCATTGAGAGCCTGGGTGTGTGCATCCTGGAGGAGCCCTTGGCAGTTCCTGAAGAGCTGTGCCCAGGTCTCACAGCCCCCATTCTcatccaggctcagctgcccccAGGCTCCTCCGTCCTGTGCTTTGCTGAGAACTCAGACCACCCAGCTGCCTCAACGGTGAACAGCCCATCCTACTTGAACAGTGGGCCCTTGGTCTATTATCAGGTGGAGCAGAGGCCAGTCTTGGGGGTGAAAGGAGAACCTGCTACAGATGAAGTCCCACCGTCTTTCCCCAAAGAGAAGGATCTGAGTGTCTTCTCTCTCCCTGTTACCTCATTGGTGGCTTGTAGCCCCACAGACCCAGCTGCCCTCTGTAAATCAGAGGTGGGGACAAGCCCCACTCTGGAAGCCCTGTTGCCTGAAGATTGTAACCCTGAGGAGATTGAGAATGATGACTTCCACTCCTCTTGGGCTCCCTCAAACCTTCCCTTCCACACGGACAATGAAGAGGGCTGTGGGGTAGAGAAGACCTCACAGCAGAGCGAGGACCGGCCCCCCGAGGACACCTCCCTAGGACTCCCTATGACAGTGTGA
- the LETMD1 gene encoding LETM1 domain-containing protein 1 isoform X5, with translation MINEKYHRFLDRHFPRFYILYTIFMKGLQMLWADAKKARRIKTNMLKHNIKFHQLSYREMEHLRQFRRDVAKCLFLGIISIPPFANYLVFLLMYLFPRQLLIRHFWTSKQQIDFLDIYHALRKQSHPEILSSLERAIPLISDAGLRWHLTELYAKLQHGTHPAISDILALRECFSNHPLGMNQLQALQMKSLSRAMLLTPHLPSFLLRHRLKTHTTVIHQLDKALARLGIGQLTAQEVKSACYLRGLNSTHVAEDRCRTWLGEWLQLSCSLKEAELSLLLHNVVLLSINYIGTRR, from the exons GATTGCAGATGTTATGGGCTGATGCCAAAAAGGCTAGAAGAATAAAGACAAATATGTTGAAGCACAATATAAAGTTTCATCAACTTTCATACCGGGAGATGGAGCATTTGAGACAG ttcCGCCGAGACGTTGCCAAGTGTCTTTTCCTAGGTATCATTTCCATTCCACCCTTTGCCAACTACCTGGTCTTCTTGCTGAT gtaCCTGTTTCCCAGGCAACTACTCATCCGGCATTTCTGGACTTCAAAGCAACAAATCGATTTCTTAGATATTTATCATGCTCTCCGAAAGCAGTCCCACCCTGAAATCCTTAGTAGTTTAGAAAGGGCCATCCCTCTCATTTCCGATGCAGGACTCCGGTGGCATCTAACAGAGCTATATGCCAAG CTCCAGCATGGTACCCACCCAGCAATAAGTGATATCCTGGCTCTGAGAGAGTGCTTCTCCAATCATCCTTTGGGCATGAACCAGCTCCAGGCTTTGCAAATG AAATCTTTGAGCCGGGCCATGCTTCTCACACCTCACCTGCCTTCTTTCTTGTTGAGACACCGTTTGAAGACTCATACCACTGTGATTCACCAACTGGATAAAGCTTTGGCAAGGCTGGGGATTGGCCAGTTGACCGCTCAGGAAGTGAAATCA GCTTGTTACCTCCGTGGCCTGAATTCTACCCATGTTGCTGAAGACAGGTGTCGAACTTGGCTGGGAGAATGGCTGCAGCTTTCCTGCAGCCTGAAAG AAGCCGAACTGTCCCTTTTGCTGCACAACGTGGTCCTGCTTTCCATCAACTACATTGGGACAAGGCGCTGA
- the LETMD1 gene encoding LETM1 domain-containing protein 1 isoform X3 has protein sequence MINEKYHRFLDRHFPRFYILYTIFMKGLQMLWADAKKARRIKTNMLKHNIKFHQLSYREMEHLRQFRRDVAKCLFLGIISIPPFANYLVFLLMYLFPRQLLIRHFWTSKQQIDFLDIYHALRKQSHPEILSSLERAIPLISDAGLRWHLTELYAKLQHGTHPAISDILALRECFSNHPLGMNQLQALQMKSLSRAMLLTPHLPSFLLRHRLKTHTTVIHQLDKALARLGIGQLTAQEVKSACYLRGLNSTHVAEDRCRTWLGEWLQLSCSLKDFSSTHSSPVVTTKKAPDFTKYPLENGGRKRQAKVPQLAVTKGMQFQKKTKTLYWLNKTVSECWY, from the exons GATTGCAGATGTTATGGGCTGATGCCAAAAAGGCTAGAAGAATAAAGACAAATATGTTGAAGCACAATATAAAGTTTCATCAACTTTCATACCGGGAGATGGAGCATTTGAGACAG ttcCGCCGAGACGTTGCCAAGTGTCTTTTCCTAGGTATCATTTCCATTCCACCCTTTGCCAACTACCTGGTCTTCTTGCTGAT gtaCCTGTTTCCCAGGCAACTACTCATCCGGCATTTCTGGACTTCAAAGCAACAAATCGATTTCTTAGATATTTATCATGCTCTCCGAAAGCAGTCCCACCCTGAAATCCTTAGTAGTTTAGAAAGGGCCATCCCTCTCATTTCCGATGCAGGACTCCGGTGGCATCTAACAGAGCTATATGCCAAG CTCCAGCATGGTACCCACCCAGCAATAAGTGATATCCTGGCTCTGAGAGAGTGCTTCTCCAATCATCCTTTGGGCATGAACCAGCTCCAGGCTTTGCAAATG AAATCTTTGAGCCGGGCCATGCTTCTCACACCTCACCTGCCTTCTTTCTTGTTGAGACACCGTTTGAAGACTCATACCACTGTGATTCACCAACTGGATAAAGCTTTGGCAAGGCTGGGGATTGGCCAGTTGACCGCTCAGGAAGTGAAATCA GCTTGTTACCTCCGTGGCCTGAATTCTACCCATGTTGCTGAAGACAGGTGTCGAACTTGGCTGGGAGAATGGCTGCAGCTTTCCTGCAGCCTGAAAG ATTTCAGTAGCACCCATTCATCTCCAGTAGTGACAACAAAAAAGGCTCCCGACTTTACCAAATATCCCCTGGAGAATGGGGGAAGAAAGCGGCAGGCAAAAGTGCCCCAGTTGGCAGTCACTAAAGGCAtgcaatttcaaaagaaaacaaaaacactctATTGGCTAAATAAAACAGTATCTGAGTGTTGGTATTAG